Part of the Acidimicrobiales bacterium genome is shown below.
TCGTGCACGCCCGGCGGTGGTCGGACGCCACCGTGGCCCAGTCGCCATACCGGCGCGACAGCGCCGGCAGCAGGTCCGACAGCAGCGCATCGGCGTCGACGGCCCGGCCGGCCGCCTGCTCGACAGACACGGCGCCCGGGGGCCACGGGGCGGTGGCCGACACGTTGAGGCCGAGCCCGACCACGACGGCGTCGCCCGAGGCCTGGGCGAGGATGCCGGCCAGCTTGGCGTCACCGACCACCAGGTCGTTCGGCCACTTGAGGCCGGGGACGAGGCCGGCCACCGCCGCGCAGGCGTCGCGGGCGGCGAGGGCGACGGCCGCCACGGCCAGCTGCCGGCGGGCGGGGGCCAGCGCCGGCCCCGGGCGCAGGAGCACGGACACCAGCAGCGACGAGCCGGGCGCCGCCTCCCACGCACGGC
Proteins encoded:
- a CDS encoding biotin--[acetyl-CoA-carboxylase] ligase; its protein translation is MAETDSTNRVVLDLAAAGAPEGIVVVAGFQADGRGRHGRAWEAAPGSSLLVSVLLRPGPALAPARRQLAVAAVALAARDACAAVAGLVPGLKWPNDLVVGDAKLAGILAQASGDAVVVGLGLNVSATAPWPPGAVSVEQAAGRAVDADALLSDLLPALSRRYGDWATVASDHRRACTTLGRTVRVELADESFTGTAADITDDGHLLVDVGMCIRTVTAGDVVHLRAAPL